Proteins encoded in a region of the Triticum dicoccoides isolate Atlit2015 ecotype Zavitan chromosome 3A, WEW_v2.0, whole genome shotgun sequence genome:
- the LOC119266882 gene encoding uncharacterized protein LOC119266882: MRGIVLLCNLLDGNPVIKFIPFPESRVSFLDEDGHPEIAPQYYCNVACSGDLIKFIEVEFDDPVVRTSGIGWRATVWERKFSWDKWEIRSTVDVANISVDQSFSAVLPGLWCDETQKLDLKKLIFYTPLPSRRDDDLFYMVAKVNADDETAWAIAVDMERAGVEAMVQFSLGRYTYHIAMYSSCDFPKYLNMTPGAGMDNPADKCSKRMSVARLSAKQCVVQVLRTLDWLQELDQCLEIERSTDNTYRLLLQFSPVSSLRSSIRPMVKYANDQGEAASKAVDFCRRALEDFDLALHGSPSDPSASVEAMRSKISDVIQALDNIMQIVPSTLIPKEKMLGDASDQKRSKATSETREKPFEAKNTVYGCGCY, from the exons ATGCGTGGCATTGTCCTTCTTTGCAACCTGTTGGACGGGAATCCTGTCATCAAATTTATCCCGTTCCCCGAATCAAGGGTTAGCTTTCTCGACGAGGATGGCCACCCTGAGATCGCCCCTCAGTATTATTGCAATGTTGCCTGCTCCGGCGATCTCATCAAATTCATCGAGGTAGAATTTGATGACCCTGTTGTCAGGACCAGCGGTATAGGTTGGAGAGCCACTGTGTGGGAGAGGAAGTTCTCCTGGGACAAGTGGGAGATCCGCTCCACGGTCGATGTTGCTAACATCTCAGTTGACCAAAGTTTTTCTGCTGTATTGCCTGGGCTGTGGTGTGATGAGACCCAAAAACTGGACTTGAAGAAACTTATTTTCTATACCCCGCTGCCGAGCAGGCGTGATGACGATCTTTTTTACATGGTGGCTAAGGTGAATGCTGACGACGAGACTGCCTGGGCCATCGCAGTTGACATGGAAAGGGCAGGTGTGGAAGCAATGGTCCAGTTCTCTCTTGGACGGTACACGTACCACATTGCAATGTACTCTTCATGCGACTTCCCCAAGTACCTCAACATGACCCCAG GGGCAGGCATGGATAATCCAGCGGACAAGTGCTCTAAGCG GATGTCTGTTGCCAGGTTGAGTGCAAAGCAGTGTGTGGTGCAAGTGCTGCGGACTCTAGACTGGCTTCAAGAACTTG ATCAATGCTTGGAAATTGAGAGGTCAACTGACAACACATACAGATTATTACTTCAGTTTTCTCCAGTATCATCTCTGCGTTCCAGTATCAGACCA ATGGTAAAATATGCTAATGATCAAGGTGAAGCTGCATCGAAGGCTGTGGATTTTTGCCGAAG AGCTTTGGAAGATTTCGACTTGGCTCTACACGGATCACCGAGTGATCCTTCAGCATCCGTTGAAGCCATGCGTAGCAAAATCAGTGATGTCATTCAAGCTTTGGACaa CATCATGCAAATTGTGCCATCAACACTGATACCGAAAGAAAAGATGCTTGGAGATGCCAGCGACCAAAAAAGATCAAAGGCAACATCTGAAACTCGTGAGAAGCCATTCGAGGCAAAGAATACAGTTTATGGGTGTGGCTGCTACTGA